In Clostridiaceae bacterium, the sequence CAGATGATATAGGTGTTTTTTTTATTACTCCTTGTCCTGCAAAAGTTACCAGCATAAAGGGTAATTATATAGGAGAGTATTCATCGGTTAACGGAGCTATAGCCATAAAAGATATTTATATAAAACTCTTGGAAATATTAGGCAATGATGAAGACTCTGAAGAACTTGAGATGTCAGGTTTTAAAGGTGTAAGATGGGCAAATATAGGAGGAGAGGGATTAGCTCTCGGGACAGATCAATTTCTGGCAGTGGATGGTATTCATAACGTAATTAGCATTCTTGAGGAAATAGAAAATGGAAAACTCAAGGATGTAGATTTTATAGAAGCCCTTGCATGTACAGGTGGTTGCATCGGAGGCCCCCTGACCGTTGAAAATATGTTTGTGGCGAAAAATAACCTTAAGAAACATATAGATATTGCAAAAAGAAAAGAATATCCGCCTGTCAATTCAGAAATATATGATGATATCCTGGGCTGGACCAGAAGTATTGTACACCGGCCGGTTATGAAATTGGATGATGATATTTCAGTTGCTATTAAAAAGCTTGAGGCTCTTGAAAAAATTAACCGGGATCTTCCCGGTTTAGATTGCGGAGCCTGCGGCGCTCCAAGCTGTAGAGCTTTGGCTGAAGATATAGTAAGAGGAAAAGCAACCGAGACTGATTGTATTTTTAAACTAAGAGAGAAAGTAAGAAGCCTTGCTGTACAAATGGCAGAGCTGGAATCAAAAATGCCACCTGTATTGGATAAAGATAGGAGTGTTGACGATTGACTGTAGGAGAGATAGCAAAAGAACTTGAATTAGAAGTTTTAACAGGAGAGAAAAGCCTTAATAAAGAAATAACAGGAGTTTATGTATGTGATTTATTAAGCTGGGTTATGTCCCACGCCGGTAAAGGGAATATATGGGTTACTATACACAATCACATCAATATAGTGGCTGTTGCCTTGCTCACAGAAGTTTCCTGTATTATAATACCCGAAAATATTGAAGTAGAAGAAACAACTTTAACAAAAGCCATGGAAGAAGGAGTAAATATTCTTCGCAGCAAATCAAGCGCATATGAATTATGCTGCAGAATATTTCAAATAACTTCCAAATAATTATTTCGTTTTATCCAGGTGAGCCAATGAAATTATCATATGATTTGCATATCCATTCTGCTTTATCCCCATGTGCAGATAATGATATGACTCCAAACAATATTGTTAATATGGCATGTTTAAAGGGATTAGATATTATAGCGGTCACTGACCATAATTCAGCAGAGAATATTGAGGCAGTTATAAAATGTTCTCATGGAAAGGAACTGCTTATAATACCAGGTATGGAAGTCATGACCAGGGAAGAAGTCCACATTGTCTGTCTTTTCCCTGATCTTGACGGAGTATTGAAGTTTCAGAATATTGTGTATAATGCCTTACCAGACATTTCAAACAGAGCTGATATATTTGGACAGCAGATCATATTAAATGAAAAGGATCAGATCACAGGATATGTAGAAACTATGCTCCTTGCAGGTGCAGATTTAAGTATAGAGGATGTGTTCAGCCATACCATAATGCTTGGAGGAGCAGCACTACCTGCTCATGTTGATAAAACTTCATACAGTATTATATCTAATCTGGGAACTGTACCTGAGGAACTGGAAACAGGATATCTTGAAATATCCAAGAACTGTTCGGAAACAGAATTTA encodes:
- a CDS encoding 4Fe-4S dicluster domain-containing protein; translation: MNNYFHSVRLDEEKCRGCTNCIKRCPTEAIRVRKSKARIINERCIDCGECLRVCPYHAKKAITDPLEIIKQYKYKVAIPAPSLYGQFKPEFSRNRILNALKKVGFDKVFEVSRAAEIVSDATKRAISQGIENKPLISSACPAVVRLIQVRFPSLIDNIQRIHSPMEVAARIVRKELISEEGLSSDDIGVFFITPCPAKVTSIKGNYIGEYSSVNGAIAIKDIYIKLLEILGNDEDSEELEMSGFKGVRWANIGGEGLALGTDQFLAVDGIHNVISILEEIENGKLKDVDFIEALACTGGCIGGPLTVENMFVAKNNLKKHIDIAKRKEYPPVNSEIYDDILGWTRSIVHRPVMKLDDDISVAIKKLEALEKINRDLPGLDCGACGAPSCRALAEDIVRGKATETDCIFKLREKVRSLAVQMAELESKMPPVLDKDRSVDD
- a CDS encoding AraC family transcriptional regulator, with the translated sequence MTVGEIAKELELEVLTGEKSLNKEITGVYVCDLLSWVMSHAGKGNIWVTIHNHINIVAVALLTEVSCIIIPENIEVEETTLTKAMEEGVNILRSKSSAYELCCRIFQITSK
- a CDS encoding PHP domain-containing protein, producing the protein MKLSYDLHIHSALSPCADNDMTPNNIVNMACLKGLDIIAVTDHNSAENIEAVIKCSHGKELLIIPGMEVMTREEVHIVCLFPDLDGVLKFQNIVYNALPDISNRADIFGQQIILNEKDQITGYVETMLLAGADLSIEDVFSHTIMLGGAALPAHVDKTSYSIISNLGTVPEELETGYLEISKNCSETEFKSLHSDLAKYNFIKSSDAHFLWDILERESFIELEEASAHCLIAKLRNKV